In Synechocystis sp. PCC 6714, the following are encoded in one genomic region:
- a CDS encoding DUF4168 domain-containing protein, whose protein sequence is MVISSRPLSGLNGVLSRLFIANTLAFLGLFGGMVPEVSWHPTALVFRWSAYSQEFSPESINHYAKAVLAIEVERKKAFEEIQTLIGRVPPQLTCTNRDSIRKLPRNAQAIAVNFCNRSKQIAEESGLKPGEFNRITEAARNNANLKTQIQRAIINLRR, encoded by the coding sequence ATGGTTATTAGCTCACGTCCCTTAAGCGGCTTGAACGGTGTTCTGAGTCGACTTTTTATTGCCAATACTCTCGCCTTCCTCGGTTTATTTGGGGGAATGGTGCCGGAGGTGAGTTGGCACCCCACGGCCCTTGTCTTTCGCTGGTCGGCCTATTCCCAGGAATTTTCCCCCGAGAGCATCAATCACTATGCTAAAGCGGTGTTAGCCATTGAAGTAGAACGGAAAAAAGCATTTGAGGAAATTCAAACCCTCATTGGCCGGGTTCCCCCCCAACTTACCTGCACCAATCGGGACAGTATCCGCAAGTTACCCCGCAACGCCCAGGCGATCGCCGTTAATTTTTGCAATCGTTCCAAACAAATTGCCGAAGAAAGTGGCCTAAAACCAGGGGAATTTAATCGCATTACCGAAGCCGCCAGGAACAATGCTAACCTCAAAACCCAAATCCAGCGGGCCATCATTAATTTACGCCGCTAG